The Elaeis guineensis isolate ETL-2024a chromosome 5, EG11, whole genome shotgun sequence DNA segment aagaaaaaaaatgaataaagaaataaagaagaaaagaaaagctgGCCATCTTTAGTCCTTTGACCAGTAATTTTAGTGAGAGTCCAACAACATACCTTGCCAAGACAGCTACCCCGTATCAACCATTTTTACCCCAAGCAAACCCAATTATGACCATGAACCCAGACTTACCTACCTGAAAAAGTACATCCCAGTCATGAAACCATTCTCAAATGACAAGCTCACCCTTACCTAAATGTCTTCTTGCTTTTCTTTCGAGAGAGTCGCAGATCTTTTAGCAGAGGAGAATTAAGTAATCTCACCTACCAGCCAATTAGAAGAATGAAAGGGACGAAAGATTGCCTGAAAAAAAGAGACTTGATTATTAGAGAGTTAAAAGAGAGAAGCCCATTTGAAACTCATCTCTGCTGATCAAAAAAAATGCCAAAGGCAGTGGAAGATACATCATCAGTTGCTCTCCTTAAAAACAGGCTCAATGCTTCCCTTGAGAGGAACCACTCTCTGGAGAAGGAGAATGAGCAATTGAGGCAAGAAATCCACAATCTGAAAATCCAAATAGCTTCACTTCGAGCCCAAGATTCCGATCGTAGATCCATGCTGTGGAAGAAGCTGCAAGGTTCTATCGGCAATAACAGTTTCTTGCAGGAAAAGCAAATGGTTCAGAGCAACAACACAGATGAAGGATTAACATGTGACAACTCAATTTCTAGGCCAGAGTTTTCAGGTTCACCAACAGCAACCAGGGAAAGATTGCCAAGGGTGCCGAAGCCACCACCCAAGCCTACATGTTTACCTCAGACACCCAAAACAAGCAATGCATCATGGCTACCGCCGCCACCACCGCCGCCACCTTTTCCTTCGAAATTGAAAGGTGGGTCGATCAAGGCAGTCCAAAGGGTTCCAGAAGTAGTGGAATTCTATCGTTCTCTaacaagaaaagaaggaaagccgGACACGAGAACTGGTGCTTTGGGGATTCCAGCGGTTACAAATGCTCGGGAGATGATTGGCGAGATTGAGAACCGATCAGCCTACCTATTAGCCGTAAGCTTAGACATCACCATATACTACCACTTCATGAAGTGTTTTAATAACTTTTTCTATAATGTATCAGTCATCCAATATGTTACATGTTAATCATCTTCTTCCACGAATTTTAGGCCTCTTTCCTAGATTATGCATAGTTTAATGTTCAATTAAACACCTTTCCATTTATCCTAGGTATATGAATTTTGTTGTCTTTTCTTGTCTACATGATTCTTTACCCTTTTACATCCTgtttttaaacttttttaattttttcatatgcaAGCACTTTGGTGAACAGAAATTATCCATTTCCAACCTAAACTAGATCTTCACAGAATGACAAGAATAAAAGCTAACTGAGGATTCAATCTACAGATCAAATCAGATGTGGAAACCCAGGGTGACTTCATCAACTTTCTGACAAGGGAAGTTGAAAATGCTGCCTACAAAGAgatatctgatgtagaagcattTGTTAAGTGGCTAGATGAGGAACTATCCTACCTGGCAGATGAAAGAGCAGTGCTCAAGCATTTCCCCAAATGGCCCGAGAGGAAAGCAGATGCAATGAGAGAAGCAGCCTGTGGATATCGAGATCTAAAGAATCTGGAGTCTGAGGTCTCCTCTTTCCGTGATGATATGAGGCAACCTACCCCTGTTGCCCTCAAACGCATGCAGGCACTGCAGGACAAGTGAGTATCAGAGTAGAATGTGGGAGTAGAATGTTGGAAGAGAATGTGGGAAGCACTCTACTTTTTTCCAACCTACTACATACTCTCATGCTCTCTTCTTTGATGCAGATTGGAACGTAGCGTTCACAATGTTGAAAGAGTTAGAGAAAGTGCAAGCAAAAGGTACAGGGATTTCAAGATTCCTTGGGaatggatgcttgactctggtaTCATTGCGCAAGTATGTCAGCCAAACATCTTTTAGTCTTGATAAATATAAGCTGACAATAATACCATGGCCCAACTATGCATGTTCAAAACCCATCAGTTGCATCTATGCATAAACAAGTGCACTTAGAATTCTTGTGCATCATGCAGTTTGATGTGTCAAGAAGGAGATAATCTAGGCCTTGTTTTCAAATAACAGGTCTTGTAACATTCCCTTTATGCTACTTTGTTCCTTTGCAGCTAAAACTGGGCTCTATGAAGCTGGCCAAAGGGTACATGAAACGAGTTGTGACAGCAATGAAATTTGAAACAGTCTTAGAGGATGATGAACTAATTATACAAGGTGTTCGATTTGCTTTTCGTGTCCATCAGGTAGTTCTCCCTCTATACAGCTTCCTTTTAATATCATTGCTTCTGCCTACTAATTAGTAGATGCATGAGGTTCTCCCAGTTTGTTGGTGGATTTGATGAGGAGAGCAGGCATGCATTCCAAGAACTCAAGAAGCTGGCAAGCAATTGTCAATCATCACACTGTACTCAGCTGAATGGTCTTTCTGAGACTACCTAAGAACCAGCACACACAATCATGATTGAAGTCTAAAGATTGAAAGACTGGCAGAGAT contains these protein-coding regions:
- the LOC105044564 gene encoding INCREASED PETAL GROWTH ANISOTROPY 1-like protein 1 produces the protein MPKAVEDTSSVALLKNRLNASLERNHSLEKENEQLRQEIHNLKIQIASLRAQDSDRRSMLWKKLQGSIGNNSFLQEKQMVQSNNTDEGLTCDNSISRPEFSGSPTATRERLPRVPKPPPKPTCLPQTPKTSNASWLPPPPPPPPFPSKLKGGSIKAVQRVPEVVEFYRSLTRKEGKPDTRTGALGIPAVTNAREMIGEIENRSAYLLAIKSDVETQGDFINFLTREVENAAYKEISDVEAFVKWLDEELSYLADERAVLKHFPKWPERKADAMREAACGYRDLKNLESEVSSFRDDMRQPTPVALKRMQALQDKLERSVHNVERVRESASKRYRDFKIPWEWMLDSGIIAQLKLGSMKLAKGYMKRVVTAMKFETVLEDDELIIQGVRFAFRVHQFVGGFDEESRHAFQELKKLASNCQSSHCTQLNGLSETT